One genomic segment of Pandoraea sputorum includes these proteins:
- the fusA gene encoding elongation factor G encodes MARTTPIERYRNIGISAHIDAGKTTTTERILFYTGVNHKIGEVHDGAATMDWMEQEQERGITITSAATTCFWSGMANNYQKHRINIIDTPGHVDFTIEVERSMRVLDGACMVYCAVGGVQPQSETVWRQANKYGVPRLAFVNKMDRTGANFFKVYDQLKNRLKANPVPVVVPIGAEENFKGVVDLIKMKAIIWDEASQGMKFDYVDIPVELQAEAQKWREGMVEAAAESSEEMMNKYLEEGDLSEADIIEGIRLRTVACEIQPMLCGTAFKNKGVQRMLDAVIDFLPSPVDIPPVKGTDDKEQPTERKASDDEKFSSLAFKIMTDPFVGQLIFFRVYSGVVNKGDTLLNSVKGKKERLGRIVQMHANQREEIEEVRAGDIAAAVGLKDATTGDTLCDPSAPIVLERMVFPEPVISQAVEPKTKVDQEKMGLALNRLAQEDPSFRVQTDEESGQTIISGMGELHLEILVDRMKREFGVEANIGAPQVAYRETIRATAADVEGKFVKQSGGRGQFGHAVITLEPSEQGAGYKFFDEIKGGVIPREYIPAVDKGIQDTLKSGVLAGFPVVDVTVHLTFGSYHDVDSNENAFRMAGSMAFKEAMRRAKPVILEPMMAVEVETPEDYMGNVMGDLSSRRGIIQGMDDMVGGGKIVRAEVPLSEMFGYSTSLRSATQGRATYTMEFKHYAEAPKNVSEAIISNKSK; translated from the coding sequence GTGGCTCGTACAACCCCTATCGAGCGCTACCGCAACATCGGTATTAGCGCTCACATCGACGCAGGTAAAACCACGACGACCGAGCGCATTTTGTTCTACACCGGTGTGAACCACAAAATCGGTGAAGTGCACGATGGCGCGGCGACGATGGACTGGATGGAGCAGGAACAAGAGCGCGGCATCACGATTACGTCGGCTGCCACGACCTGCTTCTGGTCCGGCATGGCCAACAACTATCAAAAGCACCGCATCAACATCATCGACACCCCGGGTCACGTCGACTTCACGATTGAAGTCGAGCGCTCGATGCGTGTTCTCGATGGCGCGTGCATGGTGTATTGCGCCGTGGGTGGCGTGCAGCCCCAGTCGGAAACCGTGTGGCGTCAGGCCAACAAGTACGGCGTGCCGCGTCTGGCGTTCGTCAACAAGATGGACCGTACCGGCGCAAACTTCTTCAAGGTCTACGACCAGCTGAAGAACCGCCTGAAGGCCAACCCTGTGCCGGTGGTGGTGCCGATCGGCGCTGAAGAAAACTTCAAGGGCGTGGTCGACCTCATCAAGATGAAGGCGATCATTTGGGACGAGGCTTCGCAAGGCATGAAGTTCGACTACGTCGACATTCCGGTCGAGCTGCAAGCGGAAGCCCAGAAGTGGCGCGAAGGCATGGTCGAGGCCGCTGCCGAGTCGAGCGAAGAGATGATGAACAAGTACCTCGAAGAGGGCGACCTCTCCGAAGCTGACATCATCGAAGGCATTCGTCTGCGTACCGTCGCATGCGAAATCCAGCCGATGCTGTGCGGTACCGCGTTCAAGAACAAGGGTGTGCAGCGTATGCTGGACGCCGTGATCGACTTCCTGCCGTCGCCGGTCGACATTCCGCCGGTCAAGGGTACGGATGACAAGGAACAGCCGACGGAGCGTAAGGCTTCGGACGACGAGAAGTTCTCGTCGCTGGCGTTCAAGATCATGACGGACCCGTTCGTTGGTCAGCTGATCTTCTTCCGCGTCTATTCGGGCGTTGTGAACAAGGGCGACACGCTGCTGAACTCGGTCAAGGGCAAGAAGGAACGCCTGGGCCGTATCGTGCAGATGCACGCGAACCAGCGTGAAGAAATCGAAGAAGTGCGCGCTGGCGACATCGCCGCTGCTGTTGGCCTGAAGGATGCAACGACGGGTGACACGCTGTGCGATCCGTCGGCACCGATCGTGCTCGAGCGCATGGTGTTCCCGGAGCCGGTGATTTCGCAGGCTGTCGAGCCGAAGACCAAGGTCGACCAGGAAAAGATGGGCCTCGCCCTGAACCGCCTGGCGCAGGAAGACCCGTCGTTCCGCGTGCAGACCGATGAAGAATCGGGTCAGACCATCATTTCGGGTATGGGCGAGCTCCACCTCGAAATTCTGGTCGATCGCATGAAGCGCGAATTCGGCGTGGAAGCCAACATCGGCGCTCCGCAGGTTGCCTACCGCGAAACCATTCGCGCGACGGCCGCCGACGTGGAAGGCAAGTTCGTCAAGCAGTCGGGCGGTCGCGGCCAGTTCGGTCACGCTGTCATTACGCTTGAGCCGAGCGAGCAAGGCGCTGGTTACAAGTTCTTCGACGAAATCAAGGGTGGTGTGATTCCGCGTGAATACATTCCGGCCGTTGATAAGGGTATCCAGGACACGCTCAAGAGTGGCGTGCTTGCTGGCTTCCCGGTCGTCGACGTGACGGTCCACCTGACGTTCGGTTCGTACCACGATGTGGACTCGAACGAAAACGCGTTCCGTATGGCTGGTTCGATGGCTTTCAAGGAAGCGATGCGCCGTGCCAAGCCGGTCATCCTCGAGCCGATGATGGCCGTGGAAGTGGAAACGCCGGAAGACTACATGGGTAACGTGATGGGCGACTTGTCGAGCCGTCGCGGCATTATCCAGGGCATGGACGACATGGTCGGCGGCGGCAAGATCGTGCGCGCTGAAGTTCCGCTGTCGGAAATGTTCGGTTATTCGACGTCGCTGCGTTCGGCTACGCAAGGCCGCGCCACGTACACGATGGAGTTCAAGCACTACGCTGAAGCTCCGAAGAACGTGAGCG
- the rpsG gene encoding 30S ribosomal protein S7 yields the protein MPRRREVPKREVLPDPKFGNVEVAKFMNVLMLAGKKSVAERIVYGAFEQIQTKAGKDPLEVFNTALGNVKPVVEVKSRRVGGANYQVPVEVRPSRRMALAMRWLREAAKKRSEKSMALRLAGELIEASEGRGGAMKKRDEVHRMAEANKAFSHFRF from the coding sequence ATGCCGCGTCGTCGCGAAGTCCCCAAGCGCGAAGTGTTGCCCGATCCGAAGTTCGGCAACGTTGAAGTCGCTAAATTCATGAACGTGCTCATGCTTGCCGGCAAGAAGTCGGTTGCAGAGCGCATCGTTTATGGTGCTTTCGAGCAGATCCAAACCAAGGCGGGCAAGGATCCGCTGGAAGTCTTCAACACGGCTCTCGGTAACGTGAAGCCTGTGGTTGAAGTCAAGAGCCGCCGTGTTGGCGGTGCAAACTATCAAGTTCCGGTCGAAGTGCGTCCGTCGCGTCGTATGGCATTGGCGATGCGTTGGTTGCGTGAGGCCGCGAAGAAGCGTAGCGAGAAGTCGATGGCCCTGCGCCTGGCTGGTGAGCTGATTGAAGCCTCGGAAGGTCGTGGCGGCGCCATGAAGAAGCGTGACGAAGTTCACCGCATGGCTGAAGCCAACAAGGCCTTCTCGCACTTCCGCTTCTGA
- the rpsL gene encoding 30S ribosomal protein S12 has translation MPTINQLVRKPRTSAQIKSKSPALQDCPQRRGVCTRVYTTTPKKPNSALRKVAKVRLTNGFEVISYIGGEGHNLQEHSVVLIRGGRVKDLPGVRYHMVRGSLDTQGVKDRKQARSKYGAKRPKA, from the coding sequence ATGCCAACGATTAACCAATTGGTCCGCAAGCCGCGCACCTCTGCTCAAATCAAGAGCAAGAGCCCGGCCCTGCAGGACTGCCCGCAGCGTCGCGGCGTGTGCACCCGTGTGTACACCACGACGCCGAAGAAGCCGAACTCCGCACTGCGTAAGGTTGCCAAGGTGCGCCTGACGAACGGTTTCGAAGTCATTTCGTACATCGGCGGTGAAGGCCACAACCTGCAGGAACACTCGGTCGTGCTGATTCGCGGCGGTCGTGTGAAGGACTTGCCGGGTGTGCGTTACCACATGGTGCGCGGTAGCCTCGACACGCAAGGCGTCAAGGACCGTAAGCAAGCCCGTTCGAAGTACGGCGCGAAGCGTCCGAAGGCCTAA